A stretch of Sinorhizobium meliloti DNA encodes these proteins:
- a CDS encoding invasion associated locus B family protein has product MSVTTFLIALVLLAATLPCSSAAAASGSPAWKVECREDASASCQMYAAPETRNGAPPAFLLTVTPASDGSGEFAVITAPQRVYLVPGIEIRVDKRRPFKALFELCDDAGCHAGFKLAGPVLDAFRRGAAAKVRIWTAKDKAVEFAVSLNGFSKALEGLKRGGKP; this is encoded by the coding sequence ATGTCGGTTACAACGTTCCTGATCGCCCTGGTGCTCCTTGCCGCAACGCTTCCCTGCTCGTCGGCCGCGGCAGCATCGGGCTCGCCCGCCTGGAAGGTCGAGTGCCGGGAGGATGCCTCGGCCTCATGCCAGATGTACGCCGCACCTGAGACCCGCAACGGAGCTCCGCCGGCTTTCCTGCTGACGGTCACGCCCGCTTCGGACGGGTCGGGGGAATTCGCGGTCATTACTGCCCCGCAAAGGGTGTACCTCGTGCCCGGCATCGAGATCCGTGTCGACAAGCGCCGGCCGTTCAAGGCGCTGTTCGAACTCTGCGATGATGCCGGCTGCCATGCCGGCTTCAAGCTCGCCGGTCCGGTCCTCGACGCTTTTCGCCGCGGCGCAGCAGCCAAGGTCCGCATATGGACTGCGAAAGACAAGGCGGTCGAGTTCGCCGTCTCCCTTAACGGCTTTTCGAAAGCGCTCGAGGGGCTAAAGCGCGGAGGCAAGCCGTGA
- a CDS encoding LysR family transcriptional regulator: protein MKNTDWDIYRCFVTVARTGGLTGAAQATGFSPATVGRRMLELEERTGRSLFIRSQTGYTLTGDGRFLFEQLQEMEAAARKVESWQKEGEGATVVRIAAGTWVSWLIAENFPAICTERDAFNISLTIGEARANLAYRESDIGIRAFEPEETYLAARPVGEVAYAAYRQKNAPGGVERWVAVAEEDAISAYLRWPHEHAPGRIVATVTRPRSLLDLARAGAGRAVLPCFVGDLDPLLERVGDEIEPLRHRQWIVMNNEDRHRRDIRTVVDRMTRFLRSHTDLFAGKRPPRNSA from the coding sequence ATGAAAAACACGGATTGGGACATCTACCGCTGCTTCGTGACCGTGGCGCGTACCGGCGGGTTGACCGGGGCGGCGCAGGCGACGGGATTCAGCCCCGCGACCGTCGGCCGCCGGATGCTGGAACTCGAGGAGCGCACCGGCCGCTCGCTCTTCATCCGCAGCCAGACCGGCTACACGCTGACGGGAGACGGCCGCTTTCTCTTCGAACAGTTGCAGGAAATGGAGGCGGCGGCCCGCAAGGTCGAAAGCTGGCAGAAGGAGGGCGAGGGGGCGACCGTCGTCCGCATCGCGGCCGGCACATGGGTCTCCTGGCTTATCGCCGAGAATTTTCCCGCCATCTGCACGGAACGGGACGCTTTCAACATTTCGCTGACGATCGGCGAGGCGCGGGCGAATCTCGCCTACCGCGAAAGCGATATCGGCATCCGTGCCTTCGAGCCGGAGGAAACCTATCTTGCGGCGCGGCCGGTGGGCGAAGTCGCCTATGCCGCCTACCGGCAGAAGAACGCCCCGGGCGGAGTGGAGCGCTGGGTCGCAGTCGCCGAAGAGGATGCTATATCGGCCTATCTGAGATGGCCGCACGAGCATGCGCCGGGCCGGATCGTTGCAACCGTCACACGGCCTCGGTCCTTGCTGGATCTCGCGCGAGCCGGCGCGGGACGGGCGGTGCTGCCCTGTTTCGTCGGCGATCTCGATCCTCTGCTCGAGCGGGTGGGCGACGAGATCGAGCCGCTCAGACACCGGCAGTGGATCGTCATGAACAACGAGGACCGCCACAGGCGCGACATCCGCACGGTCGTAGACCGGATGACACGTTTCCTGCGCAGCCATACGGACCTTTTTGCCGGCAAGCGCCCGCCGCGCAATTCGGCATGA
- a CDS encoding glutamine synthetase family protein, translating to MSSKRSVAQETAKVSKSSKIPLALHAARGVKTWTEAVDWLKIRGIEDIECITPDLAGVARGKMMPTSKFTSNTSLALPSAIYRHTISGEYPEETGQFRYDSRDSDIKLVPDLSTLSIVPWESDPTAQVICDIVGSQGEQISYTPRNVLKRVIELYRQKGWKPVVAPEIEFYLVAQNDDPDYPLRPPKGRSGRSILGGQGYSIAGINEFDELIDDIYHFSEKQGLEIDTLIHEEGPAQLEINLRHGDPIELADQVFLFKRTIREAALKHGIYATFMAKPMQGQPGSAMHIHQSVIDIETGRNIFSNPDGSPSQAFFSFIGGMQLYVPRTLSMMAPYVNSYRRLTPDMSAPVNTAWGYDNRTTAFRIPVSDPVARRIENRLPSSDANPYLALAASLGCGYLGIIEGLQATPPTEHTANEGEIELPRGLLEAVSLLESAPALAEVFSAEFIAIYAGVKRGEFETFMQVISPWEREFLLLNV from the coding sequence ATGTCTTCCAAGAGAAGTGTTGCCCAAGAGACAGCAAAGGTCAGCAAGAGTTCGAAGATACCCCTCGCCCTGCATGCCGCCCGTGGCGTGAAGACCTGGACCGAAGCGGTCGACTGGCTCAAGATCCGCGGCATCGAAGATATCGAGTGCATCACGCCCGACCTTGCGGGCGTTGCGCGCGGCAAGATGATGCCGACGTCCAAGTTCACGTCCAATACCTCCCTTGCCTTGCCCTCGGCGATCTACCGGCACACGATTTCCGGCGAATATCCGGAAGAGACCGGGCAATTCCGCTATGATTCCCGCGACAGCGACATCAAGCTCGTTCCGGACCTGTCCACCCTTTCCATCGTTCCATGGGAAAGCGACCCGACGGCGCAGGTCATCTGCGACATCGTCGGCTCGCAGGGCGAGCAGATCAGCTACACCCCGCGCAATGTGCTGAAGCGCGTCATCGAGCTCTACCGGCAGAAGGGCTGGAAACCGGTGGTCGCACCGGAGATCGAATTCTATCTCGTCGCCCAGAACGACGACCCGGACTATCCGCTGCGGCCGCCGAAGGGCCGGTCCGGCCGCTCGATCCTCGGCGGCCAGGGCTATTCGATCGCCGGCATCAACGAGTTCGACGAGCTCATCGACGACATCTACCATTTTTCCGAAAAACAAGGCCTCGAGATCGATACGCTGATTCACGAAGAGGGGCCGGCCCAGCTCGAGATCAACCTCAGGCACGGCGATCCGATCGAGCTTGCCGACCAGGTCTTCCTGTTCAAGCGGACCATCCGCGAAGCGGCGCTGAAGCACGGAATCTATGCGACGTTCATGGCCAAGCCCATGCAGGGCCAGCCCGGCTCCGCCATGCATATCCACCAATCGGTGATCGACATCGAGACCGGCCGCAACATCTTCTCCAATCCCGACGGCTCGCCATCTCAGGCGTTCTTTTCCTTCATAGGCGGCATGCAGCTTTACGTGCCGCGGACGTTGTCGATGATGGCGCCCTATGTGAACTCCTATCGGCGCCTCACGCCGGACATGTCGGCCCCGGTCAACACCGCCTGGGGCTATGACAACCGGACCACGGCGTTCCGTATCCCCGTCTCCGATCCGGTCGCCCGGCGCATCGAGAACCGCCTGCCGAGCTCCGATGCGAACCCCTACCTGGCGCTCGCGGCTTCGCTCGGCTGCGGCTATCTCGGCATCATCGAGGGCCTGCAGGCGACACCGCCCACGGAACACACCGCCAATGAGGGCGAAATCGAACTGCCGCGAGGGCTGCTCGAGGCGGTTTCGCTGCTCGAATCGGCTCCCGCGCTGGCGGAGGTCTTCAGCGCCGAGTTCATCGCCATCTATGCCGGCGTGAAGCGCGGCGAGTTCGAAACCTTCATGCAGGTCATCAGCCCGTGGGAACGCGAGTTCCTGCTCCTGAATGTCTGA
- a CDS encoding tetratricopeptide repeat protein, whose translation MTASFYASLSLLLLVSATTARAGVAEGIKTLEGGDIAGAVKEFQEAYEAGDADGAFYIGRLFEMGLGTDKDMRRAAELYAAAVSKKSAKAENRLGLMYLKGELVIQDYARATELICAAAAAGDPNGQFNCGLIYSEGKAVGQDWAKAIDYWQKAAAQHSVAALNYLGLAHREGNGVDADRNRAVSYFRRTAAAGNPMGLYELARAYSEGVGVDADPIMAHAYANLAAARGHVEAASLRDELGARLRPEELKKAHATARDWKALPIDQTGE comes from the coding sequence ATGACCGCATCCTTTTACGCTTCGTTGAGCCTGCTCTTACTGGTGTCGGCAACTACCGCCCGGGCGGGCGTCGCCGAGGGGATCAAAACGCTCGAAGGCGGCGACATCGCCGGAGCGGTCAAGGAATTCCAGGAGGCCTACGAGGCCGGTGACGCCGATGGAGCCTTCTATATCGGGCGACTCTTCGAAATGGGGCTCGGGACGGACAAGGACATGAGGCGCGCCGCGGAACTTTATGCCGCTGCAGTCAGCAAGAAGAGCGCCAAGGCCGAGAACCGGCTCGGTCTGATGTATCTCAAGGGCGAACTGGTCATCCAGGATTACGCCCGCGCCACCGAACTGATCTGCGCCGCGGCCGCGGCGGGCGATCCGAACGGTCAGTTCAATTGCGGCCTGATCTATTCGGAAGGCAAGGCTGTCGGTCAGGATTGGGCGAAGGCCATCGACTACTGGCAAAAGGCTGCCGCGCAGCACAGTGTCGCCGCTCTCAACTATCTCGGACTTGCTCATCGGGAGGGGAACGGCGTCGATGCCGATCGCAACAGGGCAGTCTCGTATTTCCGCCGAACCGCCGCCGCCGGCAATCCGATGGGGCTCTACGAACTCGCAAGGGCCTATTCCGAGGGTGTGGGCGTCGACGCTGATCCGATAATGGCACACGCCTATGCGAATCTCGCGGCCGCCCGCGGCCACGTCGAGGCCGCATCCCTGCGCGACGAGCTTGGCGCGCGGTTGAGACCGGAGGAACTCAAGAAGGCGCACGCCACCGCACGCGACTGGAAAGCGCTTCCGATCGACCAAACCGGCGAGTAG
- a CDS encoding methyl-accepting chemotaxis protein: MFIDRILARFKIQTKVLFFILPFVVSISAVGITGLYASGLLQGRMEISNSVLKTLSGFKDVYAQMNNFLQQTTDESRRMLKDAIVTQKEVLAETAAQVAGGNGEDELAAAIAATSDIETRIDGLWTLHEGEQKLRAETRADLERLAAEQAKINEEANRLQYAVRKDENAAKTMLRNAEKLMRASRFYAEFATEVSGAITVEEKLKVAEGHFPAIGRTQRDIFVLLPKGEKSLAETVNSASGAIGALIKTPPGPETLAGLSKYVDRFRTASFRLEAASVGKMREATQIFSELDGKIAGTESVLTATRRLSTSLTDIQIAAAAFLGTTSEESRKKLLDRFLAVQSNLTTLRGIASGMSFFDQAAGALLPIIDGMKKDGLALVEITDKRTVEFEAAGAAINEIWSDLTGFAEQQKVAAGSERAEANQISVAATITGVVIALLAGIALTLTLKKPIGQITAAMRRLADGALDTSIDGGMRRDEIGDMARALGVFKENALSKVRIEAESAEERARAEAERSRNDAEKRELDRQIDLAVSELAAGLGRLAQGDLSRQIEVPFAGRLEQLRLDFNGSLFRLQDTLAQIRANAQAIQQGGADMHRSADALSKRTEAQAASLEETAAAVDQITVTVRSSAERAHEANQAVSHTKRSADSSATVVTNAVAAMGRIEAASRQIEQIIEVIDDIAFQTNLLALNAGIEAARAGEAGKGFAVVAQEVRELAQRSAEAAREIKGLIDKSTQEVSSGSRLVKETGAVLASISAEIVTVSQHVEMIATASRDQAAALNEVNGSVNQMDQMTQQNASMVEEATGTSRALANQADTLMMLVEQFRLEPVAAADHSYRAA, encoded by the coding sequence ATGTTCATCGACAGGATACTTGCCCGCTTCAAGATTCAGACGAAGGTTCTGTTCTTCATCCTGCCCTTCGTCGTCAGCATCTCGGCCGTCGGCATAACCGGACTTTATGCCTCTGGACTGCTGCAGGGCCGCATGGAGATTTCGAACAGCGTCCTCAAGACGCTGAGCGGCTTCAAGGACGTCTATGCCCAGATGAACAACTTCCTGCAGCAGACGACCGACGAAAGTCGGCGGATGCTCAAGGACGCAATCGTCACGCAGAAGGAAGTTCTGGCCGAAACCGCGGCGCAGGTTGCGGGCGGAAACGGCGAGGACGAGCTGGCTGCCGCCATTGCCGCGACCAGCGACATCGAGACGCGCATCGACGGGCTCTGGACATTGCATGAGGGCGAGCAGAAGCTCCGGGCCGAGACGAGGGCCGATCTGGAGCGTCTGGCGGCCGAACAGGCGAAGATCAACGAAGAGGCGAACCGGCTGCAATACGCGGTGCGCAAGGACGAGAATGCGGCGAAGACGATGCTGCGCAACGCCGAAAAACTCATGCGTGCCAGCCGCTTCTACGCCGAATTCGCGACCGAGGTGAGCGGGGCGATAACGGTCGAGGAGAAGCTGAAGGTCGCAGAGGGTCACTTCCCGGCCATAGGCCGCACGCAACGGGATATCTTCGTGCTTTTGCCGAAGGGCGAGAAATCCCTTGCCGAAACCGTCAATTCTGCTTCCGGGGCGATCGGCGCCCTTATCAAGACGCCGCCCGGCCCCGAAACGCTCGCCGGCCTTTCCAAATATGTCGACCGCTTCCGCACCGCGAGCTTCCGGCTGGAGGCAGCTTCGGTCGGCAAGATGCGCGAGGCGACGCAGATATTCAGCGAGCTCGACGGCAAGATCGCCGGGACGGAGTCGGTACTGACCGCGACACGCAGGCTCTCCACATCGCTTACCGACATTCAGATCGCCGCCGCGGCATTTCTCGGAACGACGAGCGAGGAAAGCCGCAAGAAGCTCCTCGACAGGTTCCTTGCAGTCCAGTCCAACCTCACAACTCTGCGCGGCATCGCGAGCGGCATGAGCTTCTTCGACCAGGCCGCCGGCGCACTTCTGCCGATCATCGACGGGATGAAGAAGGATGGCCTTGCGCTGGTCGAGATCACGGATAAGCGCACTGTCGAATTCGAGGCCGCGGGCGCCGCGATCAACGAGATCTGGAGCGACCTCACCGGGTTTGCCGAGCAGCAGAAGGTCGCCGCCGGCAGCGAGCGTGCGGAAGCCAATCAGATCTCCGTTGCGGCGACGATCACCGGCGTCGTGATCGCGCTCCTGGCCGGCATCGCGCTCACGCTCACGCTGAAAAAGCCGATCGGCCAGATCACGGCTGCCATGCGGCGGCTGGCGGACGGCGCGCTCGATACCTCGATCGACGGCGGCATGCGCCGCGACGAGATCGGCGACATGGCGCGTGCCCTCGGCGTCTTCAAGGAAAATGCGCTCTCCAAGGTGCGCATCGAGGCGGAAAGCGCCGAAGAGCGTGCCCGCGCCGAAGCCGAGCGCAGCCGCAACGATGCGGAGAAGCGCGAGCTCGACAGACAGATCGATCTTGCCGTGAGCGAACTCGCAGCCGGTCTCGGACGCCTGGCACAGGGCGACCTGTCGCGACAGATCGAAGTGCCCTTCGCCGGCCGTCTCGAACAGTTGCGGCTGGATTTCAACGGATCGCTCTTCCGCCTTCAGGATACGCTGGCGCAGATTCGCGCCAACGCCCAGGCTATCCAGCAGGGTGGCGCCGACATGCATCGGTCCGCCGACGCGCTGTCGAAGCGGACAGAGGCTCAGGCCGCTTCGCTCGAGGAGACGGCGGCGGCCGTCGACCAGATCACCGTGACGGTGCGCTCCTCGGCGGAGCGGGCGCACGAGGCGAACCAGGCCGTGTCTCATACCAAGCGGAGCGCCGACAGTTCGGCGACGGTCGTCACCAACGCCGTCGCCGCCATGGGACGCATCGAGGCCGCCTCCCGCCAGATCGAGCAGATCATCGAAGTGATCGACGATATCGCCTTCCAGACCAACCTCCTGGCGCTCAATGCCGGTATCGAAGCGGCGCGTGCCGGCGAGGCGGGCAAGGGCTTTGCCGTCGTGGCTCAGGAAGTGCGCGAACTGGCGCAGCGCTCGGCCGAGGCGGCGCGAGAGATCAAGGGGCTGATCGACAAATCGACCCAAGAGGTGAGTTCCGGCTCGCGTCTCGTCAAGGAAACGGGCGCGGTGCTCGCCTCGATCAGCGCCGAGATCGTCACGGTCAGCCAGCATGTCGAGATGATCGCCACGGCCAGCCGCGATCAGGCCGCAGCCCTGAACGAGGTCAACGGTTCCGTCAACCAGATGGACCAGATGACGCAGCAGAACGCCTCCATGGTGGAGGAGGCGACCGGCACCAGCCGGGCGCTCGCCAATCAGGCGGATACGCTGATGATGCTGGTCGAGCAGTTCCGGCTCGAGCCGGTGGCCGCAGCCGACCACAGCTACCGGGCGGCCTAA
- the zwf gene encoding glucose-6-phosphate dehydrogenase, giving the protein MSSQIIPVEPFDYVVFGGTGDLAERKLLPALYHRQMEGQFTEPTRIIGASRASLSHDEYRRFASDALKEHLKSGEFNEAEVEKFTSRLYYVSVDAKSEQGWDDLKKLLEEGKDRTRAFYLAVGPAIFSDISEKIRDHKLITRNTRIVVEKPIGRDLASATELNDTIGKVFREEQIFRIDHYLGKETVQNLMALRFANALYEPLWNSAHIDHVQITVSEAVGLENRAGYYDKAGALRDMVQNHILQLLCFVAMEAPTSMDAEAVRDEKLKVLRALKPITASNVEQVTVRGQYRAGASSGGPVKGYLEELEGGVSNTETFVAIKAEISNWRWAGVPFYLRTGKRMAGRMSEIVITFKQIPHSIFDQSAGRISANQLMIRLQPNEGVKQSLMIKDPGPGGMRLRNVPLDMSFAEAFAVRNADAYERLLLDVIRNNQTLFVRRDEVEAAWQWIDPILKAWEATGQQVQGYTAGTWGPSQSIALIERDGRTWNDAI; this is encoded by the coding sequence ATGAGCAGCCAGATCATTCCCGTCGAACCGTTTGACTATGTGGTGTTCGGGGGCACCGGCGATCTTGCGGAGCGCAAGCTGCTGCCGGCACTTTATCACCGTCAGATGGAAGGTCAGTTCACGGAACCGACGCGGATCATCGGCGCATCGCGCGCGAGCCTTTCCCATGACGAATACCGCAGGTTCGCGAGCGACGCCCTGAAAGAACACCTGAAGTCCGGGGAGTTCAACGAGGCGGAAGTCGAGAAATTCACCTCGCGTCTCTATTACGTCTCCGTCGACGCCAAGTCCGAGCAGGGCTGGGACGATCTGAAGAAGCTCCTGGAAGAGGGCAAGGATCGTACCCGTGCCTTCTATCTCGCCGTCGGGCCGGCGATTTTCAGCGACATTTCCGAAAAGATCCGCGATCACAAGCTTATCACGAGGAACACCCGCATCGTCGTCGAGAAGCCGATCGGCCGCGACCTCGCTTCCGCGACGGAGCTCAACGACACGATCGGCAAGGTCTTCCGCGAAGAGCAGATTTTCCGCATCGACCACTATCTCGGCAAGGAAACGGTGCAGAATCTGATGGCACTGCGCTTCGCCAACGCACTTTACGAGCCATTGTGGAATTCCGCCCACATCGACCACGTGCAGATCACCGTTTCCGAAGCCGTCGGGCTCGAGAATCGCGCAGGCTACTACGACAAGGCGGGCGCGCTGCGCGACATGGTGCAGAACCATATCCTCCAGCTTCTCTGTTTCGTCGCAATGGAGGCGCCGACGTCGATGGACGCGGAGGCCGTGCGCGACGAGAAGCTCAAGGTGCTTCGCGCGCTGAAGCCGATCACCGCCTCCAATGTCGAGCAGGTGACGGTCCGGGGCCAATACCGCGCCGGCGCATCGTCCGGAGGCCCGGTCAAGGGCTATCTCGAAGAGCTCGAAGGAGGCGTTTCCAACACGGAAACCTTCGTCGCGATCAAGGCCGAGATCAGCAATTGGCGCTGGGCAGGCGTGCCCTTCTATCTGCGTACCGGAAAGCGCATGGCGGGCCGCATGTCGGAGATCGTCATCACCTTCAAGCAGATCCCGCACTCGATCTTCGATCAGAGTGCCGGCCGGATTTCGGCCAACCAGCTGATGATCCGCCTGCAGCCGAATGAAGGCGTCAAGCAGTCGCTGATGATCAAGGATCCCGGACCGGGCGGCATGCGGCTGAGGAACGTGCCCCTCGACATGAGCTTCGCCGAGGCCTTCGCGGTCCGCAATGCCGATGCCTATGAACGCCTGTTGCTGGACGTCATCCGCAACAACCAGACCCTGTTCGTGCGCCGCGACGAAGTGGAAGCGGCCTGGCAATGGATCGACCCGATCCTCAAGGCCTGGGAAGCAACCGGACAGCAGGTGCAAGGATATACCGCCGGAACCTGGGGCCCGAGCCAGTCGATCGCGCTGATCGAGCGCGACGGCCGCACTTGGAACGATGCGATCTAG
- the pgl gene encoding 6-phosphogluconolactonase, whose protein sequence is MSANMHIFENPSALAEALADDVGARLAAAIAARGTASLAVSGGSTPKAFFRSLSRRELDWSKVTVTLVDERFVPPENDRSNHRLVADNLLKDGAAEARFVPLYQAAETAEAAAAIASGRTASLGAPLDVVVLGMGTDGHTASFFPGGTRLEEALDPTTPRGVITMEAEGAGEPRLTFTFSSLQDAGYLVLHIEGSGKKEVLAQAEASGDEAEMPIRAMLRRAASPLQIYWAP, encoded by the coding sequence ATGAGCGCGAACATGCACATATTCGAAAATCCGTCCGCACTGGCCGAGGCCCTCGCGGATGACGTCGGTGCAAGGCTCGCCGCCGCGATCGCTGCGAGAGGCACGGCAAGCCTCGCGGTATCGGGCGGCTCGACCCCGAAGGCCTTTTTCCGGTCGCTGTCGCGTCGCGAGCTCGATTGGTCGAAAGTGACGGTCACCCTCGTCGACGAGCGCTTCGTGCCGCCGGAAAACGACCGCTCCAACCATCGTCTGGTTGCCGACAACCTGCTCAAGGACGGAGCTGCTGAGGCGCGTTTCGTTCCGCTCTATCAGGCGGCCGAGACTGCGGAAGCGGCCGCGGCGATCGCGAGCGGGAGGACGGCAAGCCTCGGCGCCCCCCTCGATGTCGTGGTGCTCGGCATGGGAACGGACGGCCATACGGCCTCGTTCTTCCCCGGGGGGACGCGCCTTGAAGAGGCGCTCGACCCCACGACGCCACGCGGCGTGATCACCATGGAAGCGGAAGGCGCCGGCGAACCCCGCCTCACCTTCACCTTCTCCAGCCTGCAGGATGCCGGCTATCTGGTGCTGCATATCGAAGGCAGCGGCAAGAAAGAGGTGCTTGCTCAGGCCGAAGCGTCCGGCGACGAGGCGGAGATGCCCATCCGGGCCATGCTTCGGCGGGCCGCATCGCCGCTGCAGATATACTGGGCGCCCTGA
- a CDS encoding NAD(P)/FAD-dependent oxidoreductase produces MAQMQDVVIIGAGAAGMMCAIEAGKRGRRVVVIDHARAPGEKIRISGGGRCNFTNIHASPRNFLSGNPHFCKSALARYRPQDFVALVERHGIDWHEKTLGQLFCDHSAKDIIRMLMAEMMAAGVQLRLETSIGEVERTASGFRVTTSAGTVDAASLVVASGGKSIPKMGATGLAYRIAEQFGLPVVETRPALVPLTLDQAQLAKLGALAGVAADAEARFGKAAFREAVLITHRGLSGPAILQISSYWREGEEIVLRLMPDIDIASILKGMRRANGRQAVQTALADILPRRLAQFFADEAKLTGRMLADLSDKAIDALASSIQAWAVKPAGSEGYRTAEVTLGGVDTRALDSRTMQAKEVPGLYFVGECVDVTGWLGGYNFQWAWASGFVAGQDV; encoded by the coding sequence GTGGCGCAAATGCAGGACGTGGTGATCATCGGGGCGGGCGCCGCCGGCATGATGTGCGCCATCGAGGCGGGCAAGCGCGGGCGCCGGGTGGTCGTCATCGACCACGCCAGGGCGCCCGGCGAGAAGATCCGCATCTCCGGCGGCGGCCGCTGCAATTTCACCAATATCCATGCGTCCCCCAGGAACTTCCTGTCCGGCAACCCGCATTTCTGCAAGTCGGCTCTTGCCCGATACCGGCCGCAGGACTTCGTCGCTTTGGTCGAGCGCCATGGCATCGACTGGCACGAGAAAACGCTCGGCCAGCTCTTCTGCGATCATTCGGCCAAGGACATCATCCGCATGCTGATGGCGGAGATGATGGCGGCGGGAGTGCAACTGAGGCTCGAAACCAGCATCGGGGAGGTTGAGAGGACCGCCTCCGGGTTCCGTGTGACGACGAGCGCCGGCACGGTCGACGCCGCCTCGCTGGTCGTGGCAAGCGGCGGCAAGTCCATCCCGAAAATGGGAGCGACGGGTCTTGCCTATCGCATCGCGGAGCAGTTCGGCCTGCCTGTTGTCGAAACCCGGCCGGCACTGGTTCCCCTGACACTCGACCAGGCGCAGCTCGCAAAGCTCGGCGCGCTTGCCGGCGTCGCGGCCGATGCCGAGGCGCGGTTCGGGAAGGCCGCCTTCCGCGAGGCTGTCCTCATCACCCATCGAGGCTTGAGCGGACCGGCTATCCTGCAGATTTCATCCTATTGGCGTGAGGGTGAGGAGATCGTCCTCCGGCTGATGCCGGACATCGATATCGCCTCGATCCTCAAGGGAATGCGCCGGGCGAACGGCCGCCAGGCAGTCCAGACGGCACTTGCCGACATCCTGCCGCGCCGGCTCGCGCAGTTCTTCGCCGACGAAGCGAAGCTGACGGGGCGCATGCTTGCCGACCTTTCCGACAAGGCGATCGACGCGCTTGCCAGCTCCATCCAGGCCTGGGCGGTGAAGCCGGCGGGATCGGAAGGCTACCGGACGGCCGAGGTCACGCTCGGCGGCGTCGATACGCGTGCGCTCGACTCCCGGACCATGCAGGCAAAAGAAGTCCCCGGCCTCTACTTCGTCGGCGAGTGTGTCGACGTGACCGGCTGGCTTGGAGGCTACAATTTCCAATGGGCCTGGGCGTCGGGCTTCGTCGCCGGTCAAGACGTGTAA
- a CDS encoding NAD(P)/FAD-dependent oxidoreductase, which produces MTWQSPISPGYSWYEATIPERPVFPVMPGSRKADVAIIGGGYTGLQAACNLARSGTDVTLIDACRFGDGASGRNGGQFGTGQRVWADETEEVLGREWAQRLFDMAENAKRYVLGFAEEHAIDIEFMPGQLSVGHKASLERDYRNHVEAMTGRYGYPHLSFMDREETVSRLGSSHYHFGIRDTGTGHIHPMKLVVGLARQAALAGANLYEGTKALKIEKKGGAVVIETTSGTITADRALIACNGYIGNLEPVTASHVMPIRSFIGATTVLHGHPEILPGGESVDDSRFVVRYFRKSKDGRLLFGGREAYTADNPRDISAHIRRQICEIYPDLADVEITHAWGGSVGITMPRQPFCREVMPGVTTIGGYSGHGVMLANYCGKLYAELALGKSTELDLLKQLKIPAFPGGTRFRSALLFLALSWYALRDRF; this is translated from the coding sequence ATGACCTGGCAAAGCCCGATCTCGCCCGGATATTCCTGGTACGAGGCGACGATTCCCGAGCGGCCCGTCTTCCCGGTCATGCCGGGCTCCCGCAAGGCCGACGTCGCCATTATCGGCGGCGGCTACACCGGCCTGCAGGCCGCCTGCAATCTCGCCCGGAGCGGGACGGACGTCACGCTGATCGACGCCTGCCGCTTCGGCGACGGCGCCTCGGGCCGAAATGGCGGGCAGTTCGGCACCGGGCAACGTGTCTGGGCCGACGAAACGGAGGAGGTGCTCGGCCGCGAATGGGCGCAACGGCTCTTCGATATGGCCGAGAACGCCAAGCGCTATGTCCTGGGATTTGCCGAAGAGCACGCGATCGACATCGAATTCATGCCGGGCCAGCTCTCGGTCGGCCACAAGGCAAGCCTCGAAAGGGACTATCGCAACCACGTCGAGGCGATGACCGGGCGGTACGGCTATCCGCACCTTTCCTTCATGGATCGCGAGGAGACCGTGAGCCGGCTCGGCTCCAGCCATTACCACTTCGGTATCCGCGACACCGGGACCGGCCACATCCACCCGATGAAGCTGGTTGTGGGGCTCGCCAGACAGGCGGCGCTCGCCGGCGCCAATCTCTACGAAGGGACGAAGGCGCTCAAGATCGAGAAGAAGGGCGGCGCGGTCGTCATCGAGACGACAAGCGGCACGATCACGGCCGACCGGGCGCTGATCGCCTGCAATGGCTATATCGGCAATCTCGAGCCGGTGACCGCGAGCCACGTCATGCCGATCCGCTCCTTCATCGGCGCGACGACGGTGCTGCACGGCCATCCCGAGATTCTGCCCGGCGGCGAATCGGTCGACGATTCGCGCTTCGTCGTTCGCTATTTCCGAAAATCGAAAGACGGGCGGCTGCTCTTCGGCGGGCGCGAAGCCTACACTGCCGACAATCCGCGCGACATTTCGGCGCACATACGCCGGCAGATCTGCGAAATCTACCCGGATCTCGCCGATGTCGAGATCACCCATGCCTGGGGCGGCTCGGTCGGCATCACCATGCCGCGCCAACCCTTCTGCCGCGAGGTCATGCCGGGCGTCACCACGATCGGCGGTTATTCCGGCCATGGCGTCATGCTCGCCAATTATTGCGGCAAGCTCTATGCCGAGCTCGCGCTCGGCAAGTCAACCGAGCTCGATCTGCTGAAGCAGCTCAAGATACCCGCCTTCCCCGGCGGGACGCGGTTCCGCTCGGCACTCCTGTTCCTGGCGCTCAGCTGGTACGCACTGCGCGACCGTTTCTAA